One Cervus canadensis isolate Bull #8, Minnesota chromosome 31, ASM1932006v1, whole genome shotgun sequence genomic region harbors:
- the TM2D2 gene encoding TM2 domain-containing protein 2, translated as MVLGGCPVSYLLLCGQAALLLGNLLLLHCVSRSHSHNATAEPELTSAGAAHPESSPGASSWEYGDPHSPVILCSYLPDEFIECEDPVDHVGNATASQELGYGCLKFGGQAYGDVEHTSVQCRALEGIECASPRTFLRENKPCIKYTGHYFITTLLYSFFLGCFGVDRFCLGHTGTAVGKLLTLGGLGIWWFVDLILLITGGLMPSDGSNWCTVY; from the exons ATGGTGCTGGGGGGTTGCCCGGTGAGCTACTTGCTTCTGTGCGGCCAGGCGGCTCTGCTGCTGGGGAATCTACTGCTGCTGCATTGTGTGTCTCGGAGCCACTCTCACAACGCCACCGCCGAGCCCGAGCTCACATCCGCTGGCGCCGCCCACCCGGAGAGCTCCCCGGGCGCTTCGAGCTGGGAGTATGGCGACCCCCACTCTCCAGTCATCCTTTGCTCTTACCT ACCCGATGAATTTATAGAATGTGAAGACCCAGTGGATCATGTTGGAAACGCAACAGCATCCCAGGAACTTGGTTATGGTTGTCTCAAG TTCGGGGGTCAGGCCTACGGAGATGTGGAGCACACTTCGGTGCAGTGCCGGGCCCTGGAGGGGATCGAGTGTGCCAGCCCGAGGACCTTCCTCCGAGAGAACAAACCTTGTATAAA GTATACCGGACATTACTTCATAACCACTTTGCTCTACTCTTTCTTCCTGGGATGTTTTGGAGTAGATCGTTTCTGCCTGGGACACACTGGCACAGCAGTGGGGAAGCTCTTGACCCTTGGAGGACTTGGGATTTGGTGGTTTGTTGACCTTATTTTGCTGATCACTGGAGGCCTGATGCCCAGTGATGGCAGCAATTGGTGCACTGTTTACTAA